Proteins encoded together in one Coffea arabica cultivar ET-39 chromosome 2c, Coffea Arabica ET-39 HiFi, whole genome shotgun sequence window:
- the LOC113726815 gene encoding uncharacterized protein isoform X2, which produces MPKSKNSYSISHEIESAQRSSSSEEVEVPENNVAQKKKITEYERQRMKRIEENRARMEALGLKKMANSFVGSLTKSAKEMVDKKGKRKMDDDDEEYRPSDEGEEEALSSSSEDDDTNVDDEDYSGSSAKRKAKNRIQMPKKNVTPQKPVNDLDFVDDNDALLQAIALSLQDSAGFSNRRTGASQSSTGYHVNGRTNEGKENSHVQEDAGKRKRKKSMNSRVQMTEDELILHFFQFDEAGKGGITLRDLRRVAVAHDFTWSDKEMADMIKCFDIDGDGKVTAFSLSSDLPFQGP; this is translated from the exons ATGCCCAAGAGCAAGAACTCGTATTCGATTTCTCATGAAATTGAGTCGGCTCAGAGATCATCGAGCTCGGAAGAGGTCGAAGTCCCAGAAAATAACGTGGCCCAGAAGAAGAAAATTACCGAATATGAGAGGCAGAGAATGAAGAGGATTGAAGAGAACAGAGCAAGAATGGAGGCCTTGGGTTTGAAGAAAATGGCAAATTCTTTTGTGGGTTCTCTTACGAAATCAGCCAAGGAAATGGTTGAcaaaaaaggtaaaagaaaaatggatgatgatgatgaagagtATAGACCTTCTGATGAAGGTGAAGAAGAAGCATTGAGTTCTTCAAGTGAAGATGATGACACAAATGTTGATGACGAAGACTATTCTGGGTCCAGTGCCAAGAGGAAG GCAAAGAACAGAATTCAGATGCCTAAGAAAAATGTTACCCCTCAAAAGCCTGTGAATGACTTGGATTTTGTTGATGATAACGACGCTCTATTGCAG GCAATTGCTCTTTCACTTCAAGATTCTGCAGGGTTTTCCAATAGGAGGACTGGGGCTTCTCAAAGCTCCACTGGCTATCATGTAAACGGTAGGACcaatgaaggaaaagaaaatagcCACGTTCAGGAAGATGcaggaaagagaaagagaaaaaaatca ATGAACAGTCGGGTGCAAATGACAGAAGATGAACTGATTCTACACTTCTTTCAGTTTGATG AAGCGGGAAAAGGGGGCATAACCCTGAGAGATCTAAGGAGAGTAGCAGTTGCCCATGATTTTACATGGTCTGACAAGGAGATGGCAGATATGATAAAGTGCTTTGACATTGATGGAGATGGGAAGGTCACTGCTTTCTCTCTGTCATCTGACTTGCCCTTTCAGGGTCCCTGA
- the LOC113726815 gene encoding uncharacterized protein isoform X3: MPKSKNSYSISHEIESAQRSSSSEEVEVPENNVAQKKKITEYERQRMKRIEENRARMEALGLKKMANSFVGSLTKSAKEMVDKKGKRKMDDDDEEYRPSDEGEEEALSSSSEDDDTNVDDEDYSGSSAKRKAKNRIQMPKKNVTPQKPVNDLDFVDDNDALLQAIALSLQDSAGFSNRRTGASQSSTGYHVNGRTNEGKENSHVQEDAGKRKRKKSMNSRVQMTEDELILHFFQFDELGACGTLHFLFHKSDLGACCGCLPWSSLFYIL; the protein is encoded by the exons ATGCCCAAGAGCAAGAACTCGTATTCGATTTCTCATGAAATTGAGTCGGCTCAGAGATCATCGAGCTCGGAAGAGGTCGAAGTCCCAGAAAATAACGTGGCCCAGAAGAAGAAAATTACCGAATATGAGAGGCAGAGAATGAAGAGGATTGAAGAGAACAGAGCAAGAATGGAGGCCTTGGGTTTGAAGAAAATGGCAAATTCTTTTGTGGGTTCTCTTACGAAATCAGCCAAGGAAATGGTTGAcaaaaaaggtaaaagaaaaatggatgatgatgatgaagagtATAGACCTTCTGATGAAGGTGAAGAAGAAGCATTGAGTTCTTCAAGTGAAGATGATGACACAAATGTTGATGACGAAGACTATTCTGGGTCCAGTGCCAAGAGGAAG GCAAAGAACAGAATTCAGATGCCTAAGAAAAATGTTACCCCTCAAAAGCCTGTGAATGACTTGGATTTTGTTGATGATAACGACGCTCTATTGCAG GCAATTGCTCTTTCACTTCAAGATTCTGCAGGGTTTTCCAATAGGAGGACTGGGGCTTCTCAAAGCTCCACTGGCTATCATGTAAACGGTAGGACcaatgaaggaaaagaaaatagcCACGTTCAGGAAGATGcaggaaagagaaagagaaaaaaatca ATGAACAGTCGGGTGCAAATGACAGAAGATGAACTGATTCTACACTTCTTTCAGTTTGATG AGTTAGGAGCATGCGGAACTTTACATTTCCTTTTCCATAAATCAGACTTAGGAGCATGCTGTGGATGCTTGCCCTGGAGCTCCTTGTTTTACATTCTTTAG
- the LOC113726815 gene encoding uncharacterized protein isoform X1 produces the protein MPKSKNSYSISHEIESAQRSSSSEEVEVPENNVAQKKKITEYERQRMKRIEENRARMEALGLKKMANSFVGSLTKSAKEMVDKKGKRKMDDDDEEYRPSDEGEEEALSSSSEDDDTNVDDEDYSGSSAKRKAKNRIQMPKKNVTPQKPVNDLDFVDDNDALLQAIALSLQDSAGFSNRRTGASQSSTGYHVNGRTNEGKENSHVQEDAGKRKRKKSMNSRVQMTEDELILHFFQFDEAGKGGITLRDLRRVAVAHDFTWSDKEMADMIKCFDIDGDGKLSLDDFRKIAGRCSMIQAS, from the exons ATGCCCAAGAGCAAGAACTCGTATTCGATTTCTCATGAAATTGAGTCGGCTCAGAGATCATCGAGCTCGGAAGAGGTCGAAGTCCCAGAAAATAACGTGGCCCAGAAGAAGAAAATTACCGAATATGAGAGGCAGAGAATGAAGAGGATTGAAGAGAACAGAGCAAGAATGGAGGCCTTGGGTTTGAAGAAAATGGCAAATTCTTTTGTGGGTTCTCTTACGAAATCAGCCAAGGAAATGGTTGAcaaaaaaggtaaaagaaaaatggatgatgatgatgaagagtATAGACCTTCTGATGAAGGTGAAGAAGAAGCATTGAGTTCTTCAAGTGAAGATGATGACACAAATGTTGATGACGAAGACTATTCTGGGTCCAGTGCCAAGAGGAAG GCAAAGAACAGAATTCAGATGCCTAAGAAAAATGTTACCCCTCAAAAGCCTGTGAATGACTTGGATTTTGTTGATGATAACGACGCTCTATTGCAG GCAATTGCTCTTTCACTTCAAGATTCTGCAGGGTTTTCCAATAGGAGGACTGGGGCTTCTCAAAGCTCCACTGGCTATCATGTAAACGGTAGGACcaatgaaggaaaagaaaatagcCACGTTCAGGAAGATGcaggaaagagaaagagaaaaaaatca ATGAACAGTCGGGTGCAAATGACAGAAGATGAACTGATTCTACACTTCTTTCAGTTTGATG AAGCGGGAAAAGGGGGCATAACCCTGAGAGATCTAAGGAGAGTAGCAGTTGCCCATGATTTTACATGGTCTGACAAGGAGATGGCAGATATGATAAAGTGCTTTGACATTGATGGAGATGGGAAG CTAAGTCTTGATGATTTTCGCAAGATTGCTGGTCGATGCAGCATGATACAGGCATCCTAA